Proteins encoded in a region of the Rutidosis leptorrhynchoides isolate AG116_Rl617_1_P2 chromosome 9, CSIRO_AGI_Rlap_v1, whole genome shotgun sequence genome:
- the LOC139868197 gene encoding uncharacterized protein: MKIISLNVCGFAAEGKFYWVRGLCLKERPNIAVFQETKCCSVNDMWVRCVWGDKDFRNKLIEIPISGKKFTRISDDGTKSSKLNRFLVMNSFISLWEDLSIVALDQRLSDHCPILLRDKIIDYGPKPFKVFNAWFIEEKVDNIIRDVWNQVITGLRKYCIFRDKLKYVKLTLKSWSKNSFGGLDNEINDLKRQASGWELKAECNPLNDIDMACWLDYRWKWVEKERVKTSMLKQKARIQWMFKGDENSKFFIQLSVEVKDVVFNHHQLIFRNCNSNRPRLVSAVSLQPNSSSILSTSEFDSLEQPFSESEIWFNFKKAFDCLSWDFLMEMMEMFGFGIKWRKLILSCLKLTSISVLVNESPTKEFKLGRGVRQGDPLSPFLFIIAAKGLNLLTKVAV; this comes from the exons ATGAAGATTATTTCATTAAATGTTTGTGGATTTGCTGCCGAGGGTAAATTTTATTGGGTTAGGGGTTTATGTTTGAAAGAGAGACCAAACATTGCGGTTTTCCAAGAGACCAAATGTTGTTCTGTTAATGATATGTGGGTGCGATGTGTTTGGGGCGATAAAGACTTTAG GAACAAGTTGATCGAAATTCCGATTAGTGGGAAGAAGTTCACTCGTATAAGTGATGATGGTACCAAGTCAAGTAAACTAAATAGGTTTCTTGTGATGAATAGTTTCATTAGTCTTTGGGAAGACCTTTCAATCGTTGCATTGGATCAAAGATTGTCGGATCATTGTCCAATTCTTCTACGTGATAAAAtaattgattatggtccaaaaccatTTAAAGTCTTTAATGCATGGTTTATTGAAGAAAAGGTAGATAATATAATCCGTGATGTTTGGAACCAAGTAATTACGGGATTGCGAAAATATTGTATCTTTAGGGATAAACTAAAATATGTGAAGCTAACATTGAAATCGTGGAGTAAAAATTCATTCGGTGGGTTAGATAATGAAATTAATGATCTTAAAAGACAAGCCTCTGGGTGGGAACTAAAAGCGGAATGTAATCCTTTAAATGATATTGACATGGCTTGTTGGCTAGATTATAGATGGAAATGGGTCGAGAAAGAAAGAGTCAAAACGAGTATGTTAAAGCAAAAAGCTCGTATTCAGTGGATGTTTAAAGGTGATGAAAACTCGAAATTTTTCATTCAACTATCCGTAGAAG TCAAAGACGTTGTTTTCAATCATCATCAACTCATATTCAGAAACTGCAATAGTAACAGGCCTCGGCTTGTTTCTGCTGTCAGTTTGCAGCCCAATAGTAGCAGTATTCTATCAACATCAGAATTTGATTCACTCGAGCAGCCTTTTTCTGAAAGTGAAATATG GTTCAATTTCAAAAAGGCGTTTGATTGTTTGAGTTGGGACTTCCTCATGGAAATGATGGAGATGTTTGGATTCGGAATTAAATGGAGGAAATTGATCTTATCGTGTTTAAAATTGACCTCTATCTCAGTGTTGGTCAATGAGTCACCTACAAAAGAATTCAAACTTGGTAGAGGCGTCAGACAAGGTGATCCACTTTCACCGTTTTTATTCATCATAGCGGCGAAGGGTCTTAATTTGTTAACTAAAGTGGCGGTGTAA